The Pseudomonas sp. R4-35-07 genome contains a region encoding:
- a CDS encoding dermonecrotic toxin domain-containing protein, with protein MHTSLPSSPAQQGDDPQPIQAKYTPLVTFQPVTLPVVPPVSSTEKQQDHLIGELAKLNVKTDDLMQSQPSMGRVYQHKLTEAFPHLPRPINPNQIFYSRFREDQEGQRQLLSSEPLGSLLIRLRAPDGGTYLTQQSGAFYREPNTLDADKHLSSNGTAAQLAGSTEIAVIQSLNAFWGTAEDDQPDSEEQLIALRRQVLAHQLALRTLDGTLSAAGRTLADNVLKYPTAAAREKVFAIDVRPAVYRLMLEDGSEFAAAFILNATGKTPPTGSVMLYSPGEEFEEYENLGRLNQAVAARLREGGPAGKRLLASLSKTARAGLSGLPVLAASPPTIEADIVAYSVRSVRIRQYFAVRQALRKETLPVAGELDLAADITQYLDIADAFVTRNLRLIDVSEPEWLKTADAHDQHRYRQLEQAMSDSNAALMPFLEKVQTLEAFSLEQTDKVLKKQKPAYADVDIAPYKSLVRLRLSFLLPVELTGYRDENTSVVYITADEKISIPRFLEGQTLTRGTWKSQVVIDLRTLGSYAQRNVDPWSAHDFNRTISATATLVDTDGNTKGTLGDSDLRALAQEADIGGKYAEYLRSTFSQGSQGNSFATAWQRANAAKMHKDALESRLNPDIHKLFIFKTPGSGFDWIKAVLEYPDSTKRPRVSEFEIDVNLLVMGSVLEGGRGGHVINGVLIIQRKRTKPDGVCVLYTPDAPDDAPFRELPNGLGELDVLNAKPQWRAYFSERMATNDAQERSRIFSDTRGVHRYALITITGNFHAYLYLAQLGFQLSYTAFHSRSNAQISRESTVNAVMFGIEVADFFIDLMPFKAARMLVRSGIDKGLSLVRQLGRRVPGLVRKIGPRHKIRIALTTASIRPLEPAWVDVAAYRLPKQIDAFFDVEEFAQANHYTLSRTTGNAPCFFDKYNNQLIAMRDQGGRYHLYQSFVEDGARYVKDPAGNSANFMVVPGNAKSWKPRFERTTAGGGTAMGRLRGLTPEQQVDADLIAALSIYSTDEQLRYFEPLIKEMTELQKRTLLANARQQMGNIDEATFRRSVSGQQNLSPRAKNELRDALLRLHSEAEIYVHINRSTSNLVPPLLPLDKDKLFKKIKRLIGKNDNFSKEIRASITIQDPDTNAQFVGYAITPQQMKSLNKFDEKYQLSTWPTDSFNAFLNEKGRQQMLTKIATDKKISLAMALESHLSDPKVRESLTLFRTEKFKEKLKELGVDSYAEDFKKSGIPYIAMSSGTYKSGESGVRMIDSVAVTKFEKNLPRFSEPLEFDVARVPTKKIEKPSPTPTPSPAPPTARAPVVNIVKQDELLEAQIPLLSDSARNKLEQITEDIQAGRVSRKKIGNYTYIDLPQVEAGAGRGRWRVAIERTAKEDGKDVFVLRGIFDYHGARPVAWGM; from the coding sequence ATGCACACTTCATTGCCTTCTTCCCCAGCCCAACAGGGTGACGATCCACAACCGATCCAGGCCAAATACACGCCCCTCGTCACTTTTCAGCCTGTGACGTTGCCTGTGGTACCCCCGGTGTCTTCGACCGAGAAGCAGCAGGATCACCTTATCGGCGAGCTCGCCAAACTCAACGTCAAAACCGACGACTTGATGCAGTCACAGCCAAGCATGGGCAGGGTGTATCAGCATAAATTGACTGAAGCATTTCCCCATTTGCCCCGGCCCATCAATCCCAACCAGATCTTTTACAGCCGTTTCCGGGAGGATCAGGAGGGGCAACGGCAACTCTTGTCCAGCGAACCGTTGGGGTCGTTACTCATCCGGTTGCGCGCGCCAGACGGCGGCACCTATTTGACCCAACAGAGCGGTGCCTTCTACCGGGAACCCAACACGTTGGACGCGGACAAGCACCTGTCTTCAAACGGCACGGCGGCGCAGTTGGCCGGCTCGACGGAAATCGCCGTCATCCAAAGTCTGAACGCGTTCTGGGGCACCGCCGAGGATGACCAACCCGACTCGGAGGAACAGCTGATTGCCTTGCGTCGCCAGGTGCTGGCCCATCAACTGGCGCTGCGCACGCTGGATGGCACGTTGTCGGCGGCCGGGCGGACATTGGCCGACAATGTTCTCAAGTACCCCACTGCGGCGGCGCGGGAAAAGGTCTTCGCCATCGACGTCAGGCCTGCGGTATACCGGCTGATGCTGGAGGACGGCAGTGAGTTCGCCGCCGCATTCATCCTCAACGCCACGGGCAAGACTCCGCCTACGGGCAGCGTGATGCTGTACAGCCCGGGCGAGGAGTTTGAGGAATATGAAAACCTGGGCCGTTTGAATCAAGCCGTGGCGGCACGCCTACGCGAAGGCGGCCCGGCCGGCAAGCGCCTGCTCGCAAGCCTGTCGAAAACGGCCCGCGCAGGGCTGTCCGGTTTGCCCGTGCTGGCCGCAAGCCCGCCAACGATAGAGGCAGATATCGTGGCGTACAGTGTTCGCTCAGTACGAATTCGACAATATTTTGCTGTGCGACAAGCCCTGCGCAAGGAGACATTGCCGGTGGCCGGCGAACTCGATCTGGCGGCGGACATCACCCAGTATCTAGACATCGCCGATGCCTTTGTCACACGTAATCTGCGCCTGATAGACGTAAGCGAACCCGAGTGGCTGAAAACTGCCGACGCGCACGACCAGCACCGCTACAGGCAACTGGAACAGGCGATGAGTGACAGCAATGCGGCGCTCATGCCTTTTCTTGAAAAGGTTCAGACACTGGAAGCGTTTTCACTCGAACAAACAGACAAGGTCCTGAAAAAACAGAAACCGGCCTATGCCGACGTGGATATTGCCCCGTATAAAAGCCTGGTTCGTCTGCGTCTGTCCTTCCTCCTGCCGGTCGAGTTGACGGGGTACCGCGACGAGAACACGTCGGTCGTTTACATCACCGCCGATGAGAAGATAAGCATCCCACGGTTTCTGGAAGGCCAGACACTGACCCGTGGCACCTGGAAGAGCCAGGTCGTCATAGACCTGCGCACACTGGGCAGTTACGCCCAGCGCAATGTCGATCCATGGTCCGCGCATGACTTCAACAGAACCATCAGCGCCACCGCCACCCTCGTCGATACCGACGGCAACACCAAGGGCACGCTGGGCGATTCGGATTTACGCGCGCTCGCCCAAGAAGCCGACATTGGAGGAAAATACGCCGAATACCTGAGGTCAACCTTTTCGCAGGGCAGCCAAGGCAACAGCTTCGCCACCGCCTGGCAGCGCGCCAACGCGGCGAAAATGCACAAGGACGCCCTGGAGAGCCGGTTGAATCCCGATATTCACAAGCTGTTTATATTCAAGACGCCCGGAAGCGGATTTGACTGGATAAAGGCGGTGCTCGAGTACCCCGATTCCACAAAACGCCCCCGGGTCAGCGAGTTCGAGATCGACGTGAATCTGTTGGTGATGGGCAGCGTACTGGAAGGAGGCCGAGGGGGGCACGTGATCAATGGCGTGTTGATCATTCAGCGAAAACGCACCAAGCCTGACGGCGTCTGCGTGCTGTATACGCCGGATGCCCCGGATGACGCGCCCTTCAGGGAACTGCCCAACGGCCTGGGGGAGCTGGACGTGCTGAACGCAAAACCGCAATGGCGAGCCTATTTCAGCGAGCGCATGGCCACCAACGATGCGCAGGAGCGCTCACGAATCTTCAGCGATACACGCGGCGTGCACCGCTATGCCTTAATAACAATAACCGGCAATTTTCACGCGTATTTGTATCTGGCGCAGCTCGGGTTTCAACTCTCGTATACCGCTTTCCATTCACGCAGCAATGCGCAGATTTCCCGCGAGTCCACCGTAAACGCCGTTATGTTCGGCATTGAAGTGGCCGATTTTTTTATCGACCTGATGCCCTTCAAAGCCGCACGGATGTTGGTGCGCAGTGGCATCGATAAAGGCCTAAGCCTGGTCAGACAACTGGGCCGCCGTGTGCCGGGGCTGGTCCGAAAAATCGGCCCCCGCCACAAGATCCGCATCGCGCTCACAACGGCCTCGATCCGGCCATTGGAGCCGGCCTGGGTCGATGTTGCCGCGTATCGGTTGCCCAAACAGATCGACGCATTCTTTGACGTGGAAGAATTTGCCCAGGCGAACCACTACACGCTGTCGCGCACAACGGGCAATGCCCCGTGTTTTTTTGACAAATACAATAACCAACTGATCGCGATGAGGGATCAAGGCGGGCGTTATCACCTGTATCAGTCTTTTGTCGAAGACGGTGCGCGCTATGTAAAAGACCCGGCAGGAAACAGTGCGAACTTTATGGTGGTGCCGGGCAACGCTAAAAGCTGGAAGCCACGTTTCGAACGCACGACAGCGGGCGGCGGCACGGCGATGGGCAGGCTGCGCGGGCTCACGCCTGAACAGCAAGTCGATGCCGACCTGATCGCGGCGCTTAGTATTTACTCAACAGATGAGCAGTTAAGGTATTTCGAACCCCTCATTAAAGAAATGACCGAGTTACAGAAGCGAACACTGCTGGCGAACGCACGACAGCAGATGGGCAATATCGACGAAGCCACCTTTCGTCGCAGCGTCTCGGGGCAGCAGAATTTAAGCCCGCGCGCCAAAAATGAATTACGTGACGCATTGTTGAGGCTGCATTCGGAAGCGGAGATTTACGTCCACATAAACAGATCAACCTCGAATCTGGTCCCTCCCCTGCTCCCGTTGGACAAAGATAAATTATTTAAAAAAATAAAAAGACTAATTGGCAAAAACGACAACTTTTCAAAAGAAATCCGAGCCTCCATTACAATTCAGGACCCCGACACAAACGCACAGTTTGTAGGTTATGCGATCACACCTCAGCAGATGAAGAGCCTGAATAAATTTGATGAAAAATATCAACTTTCAACCTGGCCAACGGATTCGTTTAACGCGTTTCTGAACGAAAAAGGACGCCAGCAAATGCTTACCAAAATAGCCACCGATAAAAAAATTTCGCTCGCAATGGCGCTGGAATCGCATTTGTCGGACCCTAAAGTACGAGAATCCTTAACCCTGTTCAGAACAGAAAAATTCAAGGAAAAGCTCAAGGAACTTGGCGTGGACTCCTACGCCGAGGACTTTAAAAAATCCGGCATTCCCTATATCGCCATGTCTAGCGGTACATACAAGAGCGGTGAGTCTGGCGTAAGAATGATCGACAGTGTCGCCGTCACGAAATTTGAAAAGAACCTCCCTCGGTTTTCAGAGCCTTTAGAGTTTGACGTCGCCCGCGTACCCACCAAAAAAATTGAAAAACCATCCCCCACACCGACACCTTCCCCGGCCCCCCCTACGGCCCGAGCCCCCGTAGTCAACATCGTGAAGCAGGACGAGTTGTTAGAAGCGCAGATCCCGCTGCTATCAGACAGTGCGAGAAACAAACTTGAGCAGATCACCGAGGACATTCAGGCAGGTCGTGTCAGCCGCAAAAAAATCGGCAACTACACCTATATTGATTTACCCCAGGTAGAGGCAGGCGCGGGCCGTGGTCGATGGCGGGTGGCCATTGAGCGCACCGCAAAAGAGGATGGCAAAGATGTCTTCGTACTCCGAGGTATCTTTGATTATCACGGTGCCAGGCCGGTCGCCTGGGGAATGTAA
- the metR gene encoding transcriptional regulator MetR — translation MLEIRHLKTLHALREADSLVEAAERLHLTQSALSHQFKELEERLGMPLFVRKTKPVRFTSAGLRLLQLADATLPLLRGAERDIARLAGGTAGRLHMAIECHSCFQWLMPTIDQFRDAWPEVELDLASGFAFAPLPALARGDLDLVVTSDPLELPGITYVPLFTYEAMLAVANQHPLANKSYIVPQDLLTETLITYPVERDRLDIFTRFLEPADVEPAQVRTSELTVMMMQLVASGRGVCGMPHWALHEYSSRGYVKAKRLGEKGLFATLYAGIRADMLDAPYMRDFLLTAKDTSFSTLDGVSAVR, via the coding sequence GTGCTCGAGATCCGTCACCTCAAGACCCTGCACGCCCTGCGCGAAGCCGACAGCCTGGTGGAGGCGGCCGAGCGCCTGCACCTGACCCAGTCCGCGCTGTCTCACCAATTCAAGGAACTGGAAGAGCGCCTGGGCATGCCGCTGTTCGTGCGCAAGACCAAACCGGTGCGTTTCACCAGCGCCGGCCTGCGCCTGCTGCAACTGGCGGACGCCACCCTGCCCCTGCTGCGCGGCGCCGAGCGCGACATCGCACGCCTGGCCGGCGGCACCGCCGGGCGCCTGCACATGGCCATCGAATGCCACAGCTGCTTCCAGTGGCTGATGCCGACCATCGATCAGTTCCGCGATGCCTGGCCCGAAGTCGAGCTCGACCTGGCCTCGGGCTTTGCCTTCGCGCCGCTGCCGGCCCTGGCCCGTGGCGACCTCGACCTGGTGGTGACCTCCGACCCGCTGGAGCTGCCGGGCATCACCTATGTGCCGCTGTTCACCTACGAAGCCATGCTCGCCGTGGCCAATCAGCATCCGCTGGCGAATAAATCCTACATCGTGCCGCAAGACCTGCTGACGGAAACCCTGATCACCTACCCGGTGGAGCGTGATCGCCTGGACATCTTCACCCGCTTCCTGGAGCCGGCCGACGTGGAACCCGCCCAGGTGCGCACCTCGGAGCTCACGGTGATGATGATGCAACTGGTGGCCAGCGGCCGTGGCGTGTGCGGCATGCCCCACTGGGCGCTGCACGAGTACAGCTCACGCGGTTATGTGAAGGCCAAGCGGCTGGGCGAGAAAGGTTTGTTCGCCACGCTGTATGCGGGGATTCGGGCGGACATGCTCGATGCGCCGTACATGCGTGACTTCTTGCTGACGGCCAAAGACACGTCATTTTCGACGCTCGATGGCGTGAGTGCGGTGCGCTGA
- a CDS encoding alpha/beta fold hydrolase yields the protein MRVLLLLAALLFGLPSFAASRCDVNVPTQTVDLAQVSIAYQSIGRASDPALLLVMGLGGQLIHWPDEVVVALCQQGFRVIRYDNRDVGLSTWRQAPASANLTFEVLRYKLGLPVAAPYTLTDMADDALGLMDALQVRQFHVLGASMGGMIAQHLAAMAPQRVESLTLIMTSSGAEGLPAPNAALVQLLSRRSAPNREVALEQQADLLAALGSPNVQDDRQALLHQAALSYDRAFNPEGVKRQIMAILAEPSRVPLLNQLRVPTLVVHGTADPLLPVMHGVHLAAHIQGSQLKLIPGLAHRFQEAFKAPLLAAVLPYLQAHREDTAHWAQIDLGEPSKLL from the coding sequence ATGCGCGTGTTGCTTTTACTGGCCGCTCTGTTGTTCGGCCTGCCGTCTTTTGCGGCTTCTCGATGTGACGTCAATGTCCCGACCCAAACGGTCGACCTGGCTCAGGTAAGCATCGCCTACCAGAGTATCGGGCGTGCGTCCGACCCTGCCTTGCTGCTGGTGATGGGCCTGGGCGGGCAGTTGATCCACTGGCCTGACGAAGTGGTCGTCGCCCTGTGCCAGCAAGGTTTTCGGGTAATCCGCTACGACAACCGCGATGTTGGTCTGTCCACCTGGCGCCAGGCACCGGCCAGCGCCAATCTGACTTTCGAGGTGCTGCGCTACAAGCTCGGCCTGCCGGTGGCGGCGCCCTACACGCTGACCGACATGGCCGACGATGCCTTGGGTTTGATGGACGCATTGCAGGTCCGGCAATTTCATGTGCTGGGGGCGAGCATGGGCGGCATGATCGCCCAGCACCTGGCGGCGATGGCGCCGCAGCGGGTGGAAAGCCTGACCCTGATCATGACCAGCTCCGGCGCCGAAGGCCTGCCGGCCCCGAACGCGGCGTTGGTGCAGTTGCTGTCGCGACGCAGCGCGCCCAATCGCGAAGTCGCCCTGGAACAGCAAGCCGATCTGCTCGCCGCGCTGGGCAGCCCGAATGTGCAGGATGATCGCCAGGCATTGCTGCATCAGGCGGCGCTGTCCTATGACCGTGCCTTCAACCCCGAAGGCGTGAAGCGCCAGATCATGGCGATCCTCGCCGAGCCGAGCCGCGTGCCGTTGCTCAACCAGTTGCGGGTGCCGACCCTGGTGGTTCATGGCACCGCCGACCCGTTGCTGCCGGTGATGCACGGCGTTCATCTGGCCGCGCATATCCAGGGCAGCCAGTTGAAATTGATTCCAGGCCTGGCCCACCGTTTCCAGGAGGCGTTCAAGGCGCCGTTGCTGGCGGCGGTGCTGCCTTACCTGCAAGCCCATCGCGAAGATACCGCGCACTGGGCGCAGATCGACCTGGGCGAGCCTTCGAAGCTGCTGTGA
- a CDS encoding DsbA family oxidoreductase, whose translation MSTPLKIDFISDVSCPWCIIGLRGLTEALDELGAEVQAEIHFQPFELNPNMPADGQNIVEHITEKYGSSAEESQANRERIRDMGAALGFAFRTDGQSRIYNTFDAHRLLHWAGTEGLQYNLKEALFKAYFTDGQDPSDHATLAIIAESVGLDLKRAAEILASDKYAAEVREQEKLWITRGVSSVPTIVFNDQYAVSGGQPAEAFVGAIRQIISESKN comes from the coding sequence ATGAGTACTCCCCTGAAAATCGATTTCATCAGCGACGTGTCTTGCCCCTGGTGCATCATCGGCCTGCGCGGCTTGACCGAGGCCCTTGATGAGCTTGGCGCCGAGGTGCAGGCCGAGATTCATTTCCAGCCGTTCGAATTGAACCCGAACATGCCCGCGGACGGGCAAAACATCGTTGAGCACATCACCGAAAAATACGGCTCCAGCGCCGAAGAGTCCCAGGCCAACCGCGAGCGCATTCGCGACATGGGCGCCGCGTTGGGCTTTGCCTTTCGCACCGATGGCCAGAGCCGCATCTACAACACCTTCGATGCGCACCGCCTGTTGCATTGGGCCGGTACTGAAGGCTTGCAATACAACCTCAAGGAGGCGCTGTTCAAGGCCTATTTCACCGACGGCCAGGACCCCTCCGACCACGCGACCCTGGCGATCATCGCCGAAAGCGTCGGCCTGGACCTCAAGCGCGCCGCCGAGATTCTCGCTAGCGACAAATACGCCGCCGAGGTGCGTGAGCAGGAGAAGCTGTGGATCACCCGTGGCGTGAGCTCGGTGCCGACCATCGTGTTCAACGACCAGTACGCCGTCAGCGGCGGGCAGCCGGCAGAAGCCTTTGTTGGGGCGATTCGCCAGATCATTAGTGAGTCCAAAAACTAA
- a CDS encoding arginase yields MNILDLDHSLTAQAPIAQRLASGRATRLDLLDLGPKLRLWSTEKTWKRFVERLAQRPRPRDARPEILFVGSGDYHHLTPAFLADLKEPISLIHFDNHPDWVRFAPKRHCGSWVNRALKMPAIKRIVTLGPCSDDLHNPQLRGANLGALKRGQLQLFPWQHPPSKVWGRVGDGAGHRQQENHLHWRNLAELDWATFLDQMIASLPTEAVWITLDKDVLASEDAATNWDQGGMRLSHLLQALRALAAHKRIIGIDVCGEFAAPAFSNAFKRWEAKSDQPPPERWSAQDLQRNAATNAALIDLFEELFP; encoded by the coding sequence TTGAACATTCTTGACCTCGACCACAGCCTCACCGCTCAGGCGCCGATTGCCCAGCGGTTGGCCAGCGGCCGGGCCACGCGCCTGGATCTGCTGGACCTGGGCCCGAAGCTGCGCCTGTGGTCCACCGAAAAAACCTGGAAACGTTTCGTCGAGCGCCTGGCCCAGCGGCCACGGCCCAGGGATGCGCGCCCGGAAATCCTGTTCGTCGGCTCCGGCGACTATCACCACCTCACGCCAGCGTTTCTCGCCGACTTGAAAGAACCCATCAGCCTGATCCACTTCGACAACCACCCCGACTGGGTGCGCTTTGCGCCCAAGCGCCACTGTGGTTCGTGGGTCAACCGCGCGCTGAAGATGCCGGCGATCAAACGCATCGTCACCCTGGGCCCCTGCAGTGACGACCTGCATAACCCGCAACTGCGCGGCGCTAACCTCGGCGCCCTCAAGCGCGGGCAGTTGCAGCTGTTCCCCTGGCAGCACCCGCCCTCGAAAGTCTGGGGCCGGGTTGGCGATGGCGCCGGGCACCGACAGCAGGAAAATCACCTGCACTGGCGCAACCTGGCGGAGCTGGACTGGGCCACGTTCCTGGACCAGATGATCGCCAGCCTGCCCACCGAAGCGGTCTGGATCACCCTCGACAAAGACGTGCTCGCCAGTGAAGACGCCGCCACCAATTGGGACCAGGGCGGCATGCGCCTGAGCCACTTGCTCCAGGCCCTGCGGGCGTTGGCCGCGCATAAACGCATCATTGGTATCGACGTGTGCGGCGAGTTCGCCGCGCCTGCCTTCAGCAACGCGTTCAAGCGCTGGGAAGCCAAGTCCGACCAGCCCCCGCCCGAGCGCTGGAGCGCGCAGGATTTGCAGCGCAATGCCGCGACCAATGCGGCGCTGATCGATCTGTTCGAGGAGTTGTTCCCGTGA
- a CDS encoding EamA family transporter, with product MSLTVMMLLALSIVLDVVGQLCFKLGVDRLPQLDGGFRLRAFWGQVFNAPLLWAGIGAYVIEFFVWLEALSRAPLSLLFPLAALAYCLVVLAGRVVLKETVSRRRWLGTLVITFGVMLVAIAGGQA from the coding sequence GTGAGCCTGACCGTCATGATGTTGCTGGCGCTTTCCATCGTGCTCGATGTGGTCGGCCAGCTGTGTTTCAAACTGGGCGTGGACCGTTTGCCGCAACTCGATGGCGGTTTCCGTCTGCGCGCGTTCTGGGGCCAGGTGTTCAATGCGCCGCTGCTCTGGGCCGGCATCGGCGCCTATGTGATCGAGTTTTTCGTCTGGCTCGAAGCCTTGTCCCGTGCGCCATTGAGCCTGCTGTTTCCGCTTGCGGCGTTGGCCTATTGCCTGGTGGTGCTGGCAGGCAGGGTAGTGCTCAAGGAAACCGTCAGCCGACGCCGTTGGCTGGGCACGCTGGTGATTACCTTCGGCGTGATGTTGGTGGCGATTGCGGGGGGCCAGGCATGA
- a CDS encoding EamA family transporter gives MSTQTVDAGWLHGRLGTLVLWALLIATESAGQLFTKVAGDQLGQMDFTWQWLADVARNPGILAAIASYISAFFVWMLILRRSSLSLAFPLSSLVFVAVLLGSWLGLGEHISPLHWVGVAVIIAGIALLAEGEEN, from the coding sequence ATGAGTACGCAAACCGTCGACGCGGGCTGGTTGCATGGGCGGCTTGGCACGCTGGTGCTGTGGGCGCTGTTGATCGCCACTGAAAGTGCCGGGCAGCTGTTTACCAAGGTGGCCGGTGATCAATTGGGGCAGATGGATTTCACCTGGCAGTGGCTGGCGGATGTCGCGCGCAACCCGGGGATTCTGGCGGCGATTGCCAGTTATATCAGCGCGTTTTTCGTGTGGATGCTGATCCTGCGGCGCAGCAGTTTGTCGTTGGCCTTTCCGTTGAGTTCGCTGGTGTTTGTGGCGGTACTGCTGGGGTCTTGGCTGGGGTTGGGGGAGCACATCAGCCCGCTGCACTGGGTGGGAGTTGCGGTGATCATTGCTGGTATCGCCCTGCTGGCCGAGGGCGAAGAGAACTGA
- a CDS encoding MipA/OmpV family protein, producing MLRITCAALVGLLSLSAQAGGITADVGAGVSYQPHDPTGSRYETRPVPYLDLDWGDLSLSTDDGLTWSALNAHGLTAGPYINYLSGRTSNGALQGLRNVSDMAEVGGFVQYAPADFWRVYAQLGQAVGGGHSQSGVLGKVGGELGYPLGGGIIGSSGLIAHFADARQNQTFFGVDDNEAAATGFKAYNASGGFQNVTLSQSFQFPLARNWSLLTSASWVHLVGSAANSSIVRQAGAVNQGQVQTAISYTFD from the coding sequence ATGTTGAGGATCACATGCGCTGCACTCGTCGGACTGCTGAGCCTGAGCGCCCAGGCCGGTGGCATCACCGCAGACGTCGGCGCAGGCGTCAGCTACCAACCCCACGACCCGACCGGCAGCCGCTACGAAACCCGCCCCGTGCCCTACCTGGACCTGGACTGGGGTGACCTCAGCCTGAGCACCGATGACGGCTTGACCTGGAGCGCGCTGAACGCCCACGGCCTCACCGCCGGCCCGTACATCAATTATTTGTCAGGGCGTACCTCCAACGGCGCGCTGCAAGGCCTGCGCAATGTGTCGGACATGGCCGAGGTCGGCGGTTTCGTCCAGTACGCGCCGGCCGATTTCTGGCGGGTCTACGCGCAGCTGGGCCAGGCCGTGGGCGGTGGTCATTCCCAGAGCGGGGTGCTGGGCAAGGTCGGCGGTGAACTCGGTTACCCGCTGGGCGGTGGGATTATCGGCAGCAGCGGGTTGATCGCGCATTTTGCCGACGCGCGCCAGAACCAGACATTTTTCGGGGTGGACGATAACGAGGCGGCCGCCACGGGGTTCAAGGCCTATAACGCCAGTGGCGGTTTCCAGAACGTCACCTTGAGCCAAAGCTTCCAGTTCCCCCTGGCGCGCAACTGGTCATTGCTGACCAGCGCGAGTTGGGTGCACCTGGTCGGCTCGGCGGCCAACAGCAGCATTGTCAGGCAAGCCGGCGCGGTGAATCAGGGCCAGGTGCAGACGGCGATCAGCTACACCTTCGATTGA
- a CDS encoding MtnX-like HAD-IB family phosphatase: MIQWHIVCDFDGTITPTDVIDNVLQRFAGPEWETIEQEWLDGHIGSRECLSRQLALIKATPSELLAYFDSVEIDPDFPDFVDHVMGLGATIEVVSDGIEQGIARILSRNYVTLLPILANRLRQVDQNSWRIDFPYASAACRAASGNCKCKSTPRNKRVLVIGDGKSDMCVASTADFVFAKGSLAEYCIAHQIPHARFDTFAEVPALLAQLPQGIAANATSFTADTQEIFHHV, from the coding sequence ATGATCCAATGGCATATCGTGTGTGACTTCGACGGGACCATCACCCCCACCGATGTCATCGACAACGTCCTCCAACGCTTCGCCGGCCCCGAATGGGAAACCATCGAACAGGAATGGCTGGACGGGCATATCGGCTCACGCGAATGCCTGAGCCGCCAACTGGCGCTGATCAAGGCGACCCCGAGCGAGCTGCTGGCCTATTTCGACAGTGTCGAGATCGACCCGGACTTCCCGGACTTCGTCGATCACGTCATGGGCCTGGGCGCGACCATCGAAGTGGTCAGCGACGGCATCGAGCAGGGTATCGCGCGCATTCTGTCGCGCAACTACGTGACCTTGCTGCCGATCCTCGCCAACCGTCTGCGCCAGGTCGACCAGAACAGCTGGCGCATTGACTTCCCGTACGCAAGCGCTGCCTGCCGCGCCGCTTCCGGCAACTGCAAATGCAAATCCACGCCGCGCAACAAGCGCGTGCTGGTGATCGGCGACGGCAAGTCCGATATGTGCGTGGCCTCCACCGCCGACTTCGTGTTCGCCAAGGGCAGCCTCGCCGAGTATTGCATCGCCCACCAGATTCCCCATGCGCGCTTCGACACCTTTGCCGAAGTGCCTGCATTGCTGGCGCAACTGCCACAAGGCATCGCCGCCAACGCCACCTCCTTTACTGCCGACACTCAGGAAATTTTCCATCATGTCTGA